The Citrifermentans bemidjiense Bem genome window below encodes:
- a CDS encoding ABC transporter substrate-binding protein, with protein MRKLFTTALALFTLLCLSTVAFAAAPIKIGALFAVTGPASFLGEPERNTAQMVVDEINKAGGVKGRKIELITYDTGGDATKAVQLANKLVKNDNVVAIIGPSTTGDSMAIIPVVEKAGIPLISCAAGSKITEPVKKWVFKTAQNDGLAVARIYEQLKKEKKTKVAILTVSDGFGSSGREQLKAQAKVHGIQIISDDTYGPKDTDMTAQLAKIRGSQAQAVICWGTNPGPAVVARNAKQLGLKIPLYMSHGVSSKKFIELAGDSAEGIRLPSGKVLVADLLPKTDRQKGSLLAFIKDYQNHYKAEGDHFGGHAWDAVMLLKGAIERGGDTPAGIRNALEATRNFAGIGGVFNFSPRDHAGLTKDAFTLVEVRKKDWVLVK; from the coding sequence GTGAGAAAACTGTTTACCACTGCTCTTGCACTATTTACCTTGCTCTGCCTTTCCACCGTGGCCTTTGCCGCCGCTCCCATTAAGATCGGCGCGCTTTTCGCCGTGACCGGCCCCGCCTCTTTCCTGGGGGAGCCTGAGCGCAACACCGCTCAGATGGTGGTCGACGAGATCAACAAGGCAGGCGGCGTAAAAGGTCGCAAGATCGAACTGATCACCTACGACACCGGTGGCGACGCCACCAAGGCCGTGCAGCTCGCCAACAAGCTGGTCAAGAACGACAATGTCGTGGCCATCATCGGTCCCAGCACCACCGGCGACAGCATGGCTATCATCCCGGTGGTCGAGAAGGCCGGGATCCCGCTCATCTCCTGCGCTGCCGGGAGCAAGATCACCGAGCCGGTGAAAAAGTGGGTTTTCAAGACCGCCCAGAACGACGGGCTCGCCGTCGCCAGGATCTATGAGCAGCTGAAAAAAGAGAAAAAGACCAAGGTGGCGATACTCACCGTCTCCGACGGCTTCGGCTCCTCCGGGCGCGAGCAGTTGAAGGCCCAGGCGAAGGTCCATGGCATCCAGATCATTTCCGACGACACCTACGGCCCGAAGGACACCGACATGACCGCGCAGCTCGCCAAGATCCGCGGCTCGCAGGCGCAGGCGGTGATCTGCTGGGGCACCAACCCCGGTCCCGCCGTGGTGGCAAGAAACGCCAAGCAGCTCGGCCTCAAAATCCCGCTCTACATGAGCCACGGCGTTTCCTCCAAGAAGTTCATCGAGCTGGCCGGGGACTCGGCAGAGGGTATCAGGCTCCCCTCCGGGAAGGTGCTGGTCGCCGACCTGCTGCCGAAAACCGACAGGCAGAAAGGGTCGCTCCTTGCCTTCATCAAGGACTACCAGAACCACTACAAGGCCGAGGGCGACCACTTCGGCGGCCACGCCTGGGACGCGGTTATGCTCCTTAAAGGTGCCATCGAGAGGGGAGGGGACACCCCCGCCGGTATCCGCAACGCTCTGGAGGCAACCCGCAACTTCGCCGGCATCGGCGGCGTTTTCAACTTCTCGCCCAGGGACCACGCAGGCCTGACGAAAGACGCCTTCACCCTGGTTGAAGTACGCAAAAAAGACTGGGTGCTGGTCAAGTAA
- a CDS encoding ABC transporter substrate-binding protein → MRKILVVLSIMMLLCSATAALAAAPIKIGGLFAVTGPAAFLGEPEKNTLELLVKEANAKGGIGGSKIELVIYDTGGDVTKAVQLANKLIKNDKVSAIVGPSTTGETMAVIPIAEKEQIPLVSCAAGIKITDPVKKWVFKTPANDHVAAEKILLQASKLKQKNIALLTVSDSFGSSGREQLKQMAAKHGFKVVADEVYGPKDTDMTAQLTKIKAAKPDAIICWGTNPGPAIITRNVQQLGIKAQLYQSHGVASKKYIELASAQAAQGVMLPAGKLAVFDLLKKTDPQAKLLKEYNDSYKKAYGIEASTFGGYAYDGFQLIAAAVKNGAVTPAQIRDGIEKGGSMVGVSGVFKMTPKDHNGLDLSAFEMVRIDKGDWAIVR, encoded by the coding sequence ATGAGAAAGATTCTGGTGGTACTCAGCATCATGATGCTTCTGTGCAGCGCCACTGCCGCACTCGCCGCGGCGCCGATCAAGATCGGCGGTCTCTTCGCCGTGACCGGTCCCGCAGCTTTCCTCGGCGAACCGGAGAAGAACACGCTGGAGCTGCTGGTTAAAGAGGCCAACGCCAAGGGCGGCATCGGCGGCTCGAAGATCGAACTGGTCATCTACGACACCGGCGGCGACGTCACCAAGGCGGTCCAGCTAGCCAACAAGCTGATCAAGAACGACAAGGTCTCCGCCATTGTCGGCCCCAGCACCACCGGCGAAACGATGGCCGTCATCCCCATCGCCGAGAAGGAGCAGATCCCGCTCGTCTCCTGCGCCGCCGGCATCAAGATCACCGACCCGGTGAAGAAATGGGTCTTCAAGACCCCGGCCAACGACCACGTCGCCGCCGAAAAGATCCTGCTCCAGGCGTCCAAACTCAAGCAAAAGAACATCGCTCTTCTCACCGTTTCCGACTCCTTCGGCTCTTCCGGTCGCGAGCAGCTGAAGCAGATGGCGGCAAAGCACGGCTTCAAGGTCGTGGCGGACGAGGTCTACGGGCCTAAAGATACCGACATGACCGCGCAGCTCACCAAGATCAAGGCAGCCAAGCCCGATGCCATCATCTGCTGGGGGACCAATCCCGGCCCGGCCATCATCACCCGCAACGTGCAGCAGTTGGGCATCAAGGCCCAGCTCTATCAAAGCCACGGCGTCGCCTCCAAGAAGTACATCGAGCTCGCCAGCGCCCAGGCCGCTCAGGGGGTCATGCTCCCTGCCGGCAAGCTCGCCGTATTCGACCTCTTGAAGAAGACCGACCCGCAGGCGAAGCTCCTCAAGGAGTACAACGACTCCTACAAGAAGGCCTACGGCATCGAGGCGTCCACCTTCGGCGGCTACGCCTACGACGGCTTCCAGTTGATCGCCGCTGCTGTGAAAAATGGGGCCGTCACCCCGGCGCAGATCCGCGACGGCATAGAGAAGGGTGGGAGCATGGTCGGGGTGTCCGGTGTCTTCAAGATGACCCCCAAAGATCATAACGGACTCGACCTCTCCGCCTTCGAGATGGTCCGCATCGATAAAGGCGACTGGGCGATCGTACGCTGA
- a CDS encoding branched-chain amino acid ABC transporter permease, with the protein MKSDKLKFFVFCLVVLLAPLPLSGSYLTNVLVFVGVNSILALGLNLLLGFAGQISLGQAAFFGLGAYGSGVLTSAYAFNPWVAMVVVALAVAAFAFAIGFPVLRLKGHYLAMATLGVGVIANIAFNETVDLTGGPSGLSGIPNLAIGSFTFDTDLKNYYLVWGFALVMILLALNLVNSRFGRGLRAIHDSEVAARVMGVNARLMKVQVFTLSAFISAIAGSLYCHVMTFISPTSFGFNTSVELLTMIVIGGLGSVYGSILGALLLTMLPEILRTFQDYDIIVYGSLLIVMTIYMPGGLVKGVPALFRRLIPKKAKEGANA; encoded by the coding sequence TTGAAATCGGACAAACTCAAATTCTTCGTTTTCTGCCTGGTGGTGCTCCTCGCCCCCTTGCCTCTCTCCGGAAGCTACCTAACCAACGTCCTCGTCTTCGTCGGGGTCAACAGCATCCTCGCGCTGGGTCTCAACCTGCTGCTGGGCTTCGCCGGGCAGATCTCGCTCGGCCAGGCGGCCTTCTTCGGCCTGGGCGCCTACGGCTCGGGCGTGCTGACCTCAGCCTATGCCTTCAACCCCTGGGTCGCCATGGTCGTGGTCGCGCTTGCGGTCGCAGCCTTCGCCTTCGCCATCGGTTTCCCGGTGCTGCGCCTCAAGGGTCACTACCTGGCCATGGCCACCCTCGGCGTCGGCGTCATCGCCAACATCGCCTTCAACGAGACGGTCGACCTGACCGGCGGCCCCTCCGGCCTATCCGGCATCCCGAATCTCGCCATCGGCTCGTTCACCTTCGACACCGACCTGAAGAACTACTACCTGGTCTGGGGCTTCGCGCTGGTGATGATCCTGCTTGCGCTGAACCTGGTTAACTCTCGCTTCGGCCGCGGGCTGCGCGCCATCCACGATTCCGAGGTCGCCGCACGGGTGATGGGGGTCAACGCCAGGCTGATGAAGGTGCAGGTTTTCACCCTTTCCGCCTTTATCTCGGCCATCGCCGGGAGCCTCTACTGCCACGTCATGACCTTCATCTCGCCCACCTCGTTCGGCTTCAACACCTCGGTGGAGCTTTTGACCATGATCGTCATCGGAGGCCTTGGGAGCGTTTACGGCTCTATCCTTGGCGCGCTGCTATTGACCATGCTGCCGGAGATACTGCGGACCTTCCAGGACTACGACATCATCGTCTACGGCTCGTTGCTTATCGTCATGACCATCTACATGCCGGGCGGGCTGGTTAAAGGCGTGCCCGCTCTCTTCAGGCGCCTCATCCCGAAGAAGGCTAAGGAGGGGGCCAATGCTTAA
- a CDS encoding ABC transporter ATP-binding protein gives MLKIKNINAYYGKVHALKNVSLHLNRGEIVTLIGANGAGKTTLLNTLSAMIPTASGEIMLEGKNIAGLAADRVVSLGLSQVPEGRQVFNPLTVEENLELGAYLRYRMGGQRQEISEDLERMFQMFPRLKERRRQAAGTLSGGEQQMLAIGRALMARPKLLLLDEPSMGLAPLVVQDIFKVIRMLREEEGTSILLVEQNARAALKVADRGYVLETGKVILEGKATELLENKDVQRAYLGRDKKEIWER, from the coding sequence ATGCTCAAGATCAAGAACATAAACGCCTACTACGGCAAGGTCCACGCGCTGAAGAACGTGTCGCTGCACCTGAACCGGGGCGAAATAGTCACCCTCATCGGCGCGAACGGCGCCGGCAAGACCACGCTCCTCAACACCTTGTCCGCCATGATCCCGACCGCCAGCGGCGAGATCATGCTGGAAGGAAAGAACATCGCCGGGCTCGCTGCCGACCGTGTCGTGTCGCTGGGGCTCTCGCAGGTTCCCGAGGGGCGGCAGGTTTTCAACCCGCTCACCGTCGAAGAGAACCTGGAGCTTGGCGCCTATCTGCGTTACCGCATGGGGGGGCAGAGACAGGAGATTTCGGAGGACCTGGAGCGGATGTTCCAGATGTTCCCGCGACTCAAGGAGCGCAGGCGGCAGGCCGCCGGCACCTTATCCGGCGGTGAGCAGCAGATGCTTGCCATAGGCCGGGCGCTCATGGCGCGCCCGAAGCTGTTGCTATTGGACGAGCCCTCCATGGGGCTAGCGCCGCTGGTGGTGCAGGACATCTTCAAGGTCATCCGGATGTTGCGGGAAGAAGAGGGGACCTCCATCCTGCTGGTGGAGCAGAATGCCCGCGCCGCGCTTAAAGTTGCCGACCGCGGCTACGTGCTGGAGACCGGCAAAGTGATTCTCGAAGGAAAGGCCACCGAGCTTCTGGAAAACAAAGACGTGCAGCGCGCCTACCTGGGTCGGGACAAGAAGGAAATTTGGGAACGATGA
- a CDS encoding branched-chain amino acid ABC transporter permease: MELLNQVSQFVISGLATGAIYALIGLSFAIIFNSTGIINFAQGEFVMLGGVLTIFCINALQLPLLAAICAAVAGTTVIGLVFERLAIRPLKNATPLALIIITIGASILIRGVVMLLWGKDTKALPAFSGNDPISVAGATLLPQHLWIFGVTILVIVGCRLFFHHTISGKAMRACSFNPRAANLVGVSVGRMVLFSFVISAAVGSLAGVIIAPLTMTAYDVGVMLGLKGFCAAIMGGMGSGLGTVLGGLILGALESLGAGLISSGYKDAIAFCILLLILFIRPQGLFKKGETERV, encoded by the coding sequence ATGGAGCTTTTAAATCAGGTATCGCAATTCGTCATATCGGGGCTCGCCACCGGCGCCATCTACGCCCTGATTGGCCTCAGCTTCGCGATCATATTCAACTCCACCGGTATCATCAACTTCGCCCAGGGTGAGTTCGTCATGCTGGGCGGAGTGCTTACCATATTCTGCATCAACGCGCTGCAACTCCCGCTTCTGGCTGCGATCTGCGCCGCCGTGGCGGGGACCACCGTCATCGGGCTTGTTTTTGAGCGGCTTGCCATCAGGCCGCTCAAAAACGCCACCCCGCTCGCGCTCATCATCATCACCATCGGCGCCAGCATCCTGATCCGCGGCGTGGTGATGCTCCTTTGGGGCAAGGACACCAAGGCGCTCCCGGCGTTTTCGGGGAACGATCCCATCTCCGTTGCGGGGGCGACCTTACTGCCGCAGCATCTCTGGATCTTCGGCGTCACCATCCTCGTCATCGTGGGCTGCCGGCTCTTCTTCCACCACACCATCAGCGGCAAAGCGATGCGCGCCTGCTCCTTCAACCCGCGCGCCGCGAACCTGGTCGGCGTCAGCGTCGGCAGGATGGTGCTTTTCTCCTTCGTCATCAGCGCGGCCGTGGGCTCTTTGGCAGGCGTCATCATCGCGCCGCTCACCATGACCGCTTACGACGTCGGCGTCATGCTGGGCTTGAAGGGGTTTTGCGCCGCCATCATGGGGGGCATGGGAAGCGGCCTGGGGACCGTTTTAGGTGGGCTCATCCTGGGGGCGCTGGAATCTTTGGGTGCCGGGCTCATCTCCTCCGGCTACAAGGACGCCATCGCCTTCTGCATCCTGCTCCTCATCCTTTTCATCCGTCCTCAGGGGCTCTTCAAAAAGGGTGAAACCGAGAGGGTGTAA
- a CDS encoding ACT domain-containing protein: MYVEQISIFIENKFGRLAEVTRILGDAGVNIRTLSLADTSDFGILRLIVNDAEKAKSVLKDRGFTVSKTEVVAVEIPDRPGGLADILQVLDAGGINVEYMYAFVERCGENAVMIFRFDETQKAIEALTAKNFNVLPGDRLYSM, from the coding sequence ATGTACGTAGAACAGATCTCCATATTCATCGAAAACAAGTTCGGACGTCTGGCAGAGGTGACCCGCATCCTGGGCGATGCAGGCGTCAACATCCGCACCCTTTCCCTCGCCGACACCTCGGATTTCGGGATACTGCGCCTCATCGTCAACGACGCCGAGAAGGCGAAGTCGGTGCTGAAGGATCGCGGCTTCACGGTCAGCAAGACCGAGGTGGTAGCCGTAGAGATCCCGGACCGTCCCGGCGGGCTCGCCGACATCCTCCAGGTGCTGGACGCAGGCGGCATCAACGTCGAGTACATGTACGCCTTCGTCGAGCGCTGCGGCGAGAACGCGGTCATGATCTTCCGCTTCGACGAGACGCAGAAAGCTATCGAGGCGCTCACCGCCAAGAACTTCAACGTCCTCCCTGGCGACCGGCTGTACAGCATGTAA
- a CDS encoding ABC transporter ATP-binding protein, producing the protein MLNLNGIGKRFGGLTALDGISFNVGKGSITGIIGPNGAGKTTLFNIATGIYPPSCGAVLLEGKDISKLPPEGRAHLGLVRTFQNIELFGKMTVLENVMVGLHTQSKSGMFACAFRMPWQMGEEKRIRARAQELLEFVGIPELADVEAGTLPFGKGRLLEIARAMALEPKLLLMDEPAAGLNSSETAELADLIKRIRDLGITVALVEHDMDLVMDICDQLVVLNLGTMLAEGTPREIQDNQAVITAYLGEE; encoded by the coding sequence ATGCTTAACCTGAACGGCATAGGGAAGAGGTTCGGCGGGCTCACCGCGCTGGACGGGATCTCCTTCAACGTCGGCAAGGGGTCCATCACCGGGATCATCGGACCTAACGGCGCCGGCAAGACCACGCTTTTCAACATCGCGACCGGGATCTATCCGCCGTCATGCGGCGCGGTGCTATTGGAGGGGAAGGACATCTCCAAGCTCCCTCCAGAGGGGCGCGCCCACCTGGGCCTGGTCCGCACCTTCCAGAACATCGAGCTTTTCGGCAAGATGACCGTGCTGGAGAACGTCATGGTAGGCCTGCACACCCAGAGCAAGTCCGGGATGTTCGCCTGCGCCTTCAGGATGCCGTGGCAAATGGGGGAGGAGAAGCGGATCCGCGCCCGTGCCCAGGAGCTGCTGGAATTCGTCGGCATCCCCGAGCTGGCCGATGTCGAGGCCGGCACACTTCCCTTCGGCAAGGGGCGGCTTTTGGAGATCGCCCGCGCCATGGCGCTAGAGCCGAAGCTCCTCCTTATGGACGAGCCGGCCGCGGGGCTTAACAGCAGCGAGACCGCGGAGCTTGCCGACCTGATCAAGAGGATCCGCGATCTGGGTATCACCGTGGCGCTCGTCGAGCACGACATGGACCTGGTGATGGACATCTGCGACCAGCTCGTGGTCTTGAACCTCGGCACCATGTTGGCAGAGGGGACCCCGCGGGAGATCCAGGACAACCAGGCGGTCATCACCGCGTATCTGGGTGAGGAGTAG
- a CDS encoding phenylacetate--CoA ligase family protein, with amino-acid sequence MFFNEEFETLPREAIEALQLKRLKSMVARVQQNVPFYKESLAKAGVNADSIKSLADLARLPFTYKQDMRDSYPYRLFAVPMEDIVRIHASSGTTGKPTVVGYTQKDIDTWSELMARSFVAAGVHKGDIIHNSYGYGLFTGGLGAHYGAERLGASVIPMSGGNTKKQIMIMQDFGSTVLTCTPSYSLYMAEAAKEEGIDFRDLKLKVGIFGAEPWSEAMRLDIEEKLNLSAVDIYGLSEIMGPGVAIECCEAKKGLHVWEDHFIPEIINPETGEVLPEGQKGELVITTITKEGIPLIRYRTRDITSITYEPCICGRTHARIARMSGRSDDMLIIRGVNVFPSQIEAILMGVEGVEPHYVLIVDRKDNLDTLEVQVEVGENIFSDEIKHLQAISTKIEKQIKEMLGVTCRVRLVEPKSITRSEGKAKRVIDNRNKA; translated from the coding sequence GCGTTCAACAAAACGTCCCCTTCTACAAGGAGTCGCTGGCCAAGGCGGGAGTCAACGCCGATTCCATAAAGTCCCTGGCGGACCTGGCCCGGCTCCCCTTCACCTACAAGCAGGACATGCGCGACTCCTACCCGTACCGCCTCTTCGCGGTGCCGATGGAGGACATCGTCCGCATCCACGCCTCTTCCGGCACCACCGGCAAACCTACGGTGGTCGGCTACACCCAGAAGGACATCGACACCTGGAGCGAGCTGATGGCCCGTTCGTTTGTAGCCGCCGGGGTGCACAAGGGCGACATCATTCACAACTCTTACGGTTACGGCCTCTTCACCGGCGGCCTGGGCGCGCATTACGGCGCCGAGCGGCTCGGCGCGTCGGTCATCCCGATGTCCGGGGGTAACACCAAGAAGCAGATCATGATCATGCAGGACTTCGGTTCCACCGTCCTCACCTGCACCCCGTCCTACTCGCTCTACATGGCGGAGGCCGCCAAGGAAGAAGGGATCGACTTCCGCGACCTGAAGCTCAAGGTCGGCATCTTCGGCGCGGAGCCCTGGTCCGAGGCGATGCGCCTCGACATCGAGGAGAAGCTGAACCTCTCCGCGGTCGACATCTACGGACTCTCCGAGATCATGGGACCCGGCGTCGCCATCGAGTGCTGCGAGGCGAAAAAGGGGCTCCACGTCTGGGAGGACCACTTCATCCCCGAGATCATCAACCCCGAGACCGGCGAAGTGCTCCCAGAAGGGCAGAAGGGGGAGCTGGTCATCACCACCATCACCAAGGAAGGGATTCCGCTCATCCGCTACCGGACCCGCGACATCACCTCCATCACCTACGAGCCCTGCATCTGCGGCAGGACCCATGCCCGCATAGCCCGCATGAGCGGCAGAAGCGACGACATGCTGATCATCCGCGGCGTCAACGTCTTCCCGTCGCAGATCGAGGCGATCCTCATGGGGGTCGAAGGTGTCGAGCCGCACTACGTCCTCATCGTGGACAGGAAGGACAACCTGGACACGCTCGAAGTGCAGGTCGAGGTGGGCGAGAACATTTTCTCCGACGAGATCAAGCACCTCCAGGCGATCTCCACCAAGATCGAGAAGCAGATAAAGGAGATGCTGGGGGTCACCTGCCGCGTAAGGCTCGTGGAACCCAAAAGCATCACCCGCAGCGAAGGCAAGGCCAAGAGGGTCATCGACAACAGGAACAAAGCCTAA